The following are encoded together in the Misgurnus anguillicaudatus chromosome 14, ASM2758022v2, whole genome shotgun sequence genome:
- the slc29a1b gene encoding equilibrative nucleoside transporter 1, with amino-acid sequence MDPQVPKDKYKGVWLIFFMLGLGTLLPWNFFMTATMYFTSRLADPQPLNAENFSVNQTGGETRSVLQAKFNNVMTLCAMLPLLAFSCLNSVLHQRIPQKLRIAGSLTAILVLFLLTAILVKVEIEPFPFFSITMIKIVCINSFGAILQGSLFGMAGLLPASYTTPIMSGQGLAGTFAAFAMICAIASGSALKDSAFGYFITACVVIGIAIASYVALPKLAFFQYYQSNQHKPAEDEENKMGLMKTDENKPEDKTTEETKQTPSVLNIFKKIWVMALSVCFAFTITIGTFPAVTVDVQSFAGDGGAWGKYFIPVSCFLFFNVFDWAGRSLTAVCMWPGKDSKLLPGLLLARVIFVPLFMLCNVQPRHNLPVYFTHDGWFIAFMILFAFSNGYLASLCMCFGPKKVDPSEAETAGAIMAFFLSLGLALGACLSFLFRGII; translated from the exons ATGGACCCTCAGGTGCCCAAAGACAA ATATAAAGGCGTATGGTTGATTTTCTTCATGTTAGGTTTAGGCACTTTGCTGCCATGGAATTTCTTCATGACTGCCACGATG TACTTCACTAGTCGTCTCGCAGATCCACAACCACTGAATGCAGAAAACTTTTCAGTCAATCAAACAGGAGGAGAAACACGAAGTGTTTTACAAGCCAAGTTTAATAATGTCATGACTTTATGTGCTATGTTGCCCCTGCTGGCGTTCTCCTGCCTAAACTCAGTTCTTCATCAGAG AATTCCTCAGAAGTTGAGAATCGCGGGAAGTTTGACGGCGATCCTTGTGCTGTTTTTATTGACTGCAATTCTGGTGAAAGTGGAAATTGAACCGTTTCCCTTCTTCAGCATCACCATGATCAAAATTGTCTGCATTAACT CGTTTGGAGCCATCTTACAGGGAAGTCTGTTTGGTATGGCCGGTCTCTTACCAGCTTCTTACACAACACCCATCATGAGCGGTCAAGGGCTTGCAGGAACATTCGCTGCCTTCGCAATGATCTGTGCAATCGCCA gtGGTTCAGCTCTGAAGGACAGTGCATTTGGATATTTTATCACAGCATGTGTTGTAATAGGCATTGCAATCGCATCCTATGTGGCCCTTCCTAAATTG GCTTTCTTTCAATACTATCAGAGTAACCAACACAAACCTGCTGAAGATGAGGAGAATAAGATGGGCTTAATGAAGACAG ATGAGAACAAACCAGAAGACAAGACTACAGAAGAGACGAAACAAACTCCTTCAGTCCTGAACATCTTTAAAAAG ATCTGGGTTATGgctctttctgtgtgttttgCTTTCACAATCACTATTGGCACATTTCCTGCAGTAACTGTGGATGTTCAATCTTTTGCTGGTGATGGTGGAGCTTGGG GAAAGTATTTTATTCCTGTGTCCTGTTTTCTCTTCTTCAATGTGTTTGACTGGGCGGGTCGCAGCCTTACAGCTGTCTGTATGTGG CCTGGGAAAGACAGTAAGTTACTGCCGGGTCTTTTATTGGCTCGTGTGATATTTGTACCTCTCTTCATGCTGTGTAATGTTCAGCCCCGACATAATCTACCCGTATACTTCACACATGACGGCTGGTTTATCGCGTTCATGATACTCTTCGCTTTTTCCAACGGATATCTGGCCAGTCTCTGCATGTGCTTCGGACCCAA GAAAGTGGATCCGAGTGAAGCGGAGACCGCCGGAGCTATCATGGCTTTCTTTCTGTCCCTCGGCCTCGCTCTCGGAGCGTGTCTCTCCTTCTTGTTCAGAGGAATCATTTAA